CCGGTTCAGGCAGGCGATTTTCCAGCGCCATTGCATCGATTTCGGACTGCACGCGCACATGGGCGGCGGCCTCGATCTGAAGGTTGCGCCGCGCCTCGTCGTTGTCAAAATTGCCGTCGATGGCGCGCGCGATATCGCGCGGCCTGGTGTTATGGCCTTCGATCAGGTTGCTGTAGTAGGTGTTCATGATCCGCACGAGGCCCGCGAGATTGGCGGCGGTCTGCGGATTGAGCGCGTGACCAAGCTTCGCGGCCGCCGCTGAGAGCTCGGCGACCACGTCCGAAATGGCCTCCGGCAAGTTTTCCAGCCGGGCAGGCTCGATGCGTTCGACGGTTTCCATGTCGGGGCTCATATTGGCCGATCTGCCGTGGTATTAAGATATTCAATATAAATGATTTTCTTGTAAAGATCGCCAGCTTTGGCCGATCTTGTGGCCGATCTTAGGCCGATCGATCGACAGCCAGTTCTGGCCGATCTGACTTATCTAATAACCTATTGATATATATTACGAATATTTGATATTTCAGAGATTTTGGCCGCTTTTCTGGCCGATCCTGGCTGGATCGGCCGCTATTTTGCGATCTCAGGGCACCGAAGCCCGGTCTGGCAGACCACTAGCCCAAGGGATTCCAGGTCCATAAAGGACGCGCGACGCCGACGATATCGCAACGAAGGACCGGACCAAAATACCGTGAATCGAACGAAAGCGGATGCGGCTGCAGCAGGAAGAATTCGCCGTCGATGAGACGCATGCATCCTTGCCACGCCGGCAAAGCTCGTCCTTCCAGATCGGTCGCGTAGGTTTCGGCCACGACCTTGCCGTTGATGGAAACCGTCCCGGTTGGTTGCTCCGACCGGCACACTTCGTCGCCGCCGGCGGCCATCACCTGTTTGATAAGCGGCACCGCCGGCGGCAAGATTCCGCGGGCGACGATCATCAACTCGATCAGCGGCGGTGGCTGTACCACGGCGATTTCGCCGAGCGCGGGCAGCCGGCTCTCGACCAGATAAAAGCCGAGCGGCGCACTGCCGCTGGCGTTGTAGACGATCAGCGGCGTCTGTGGCGGGATAGAGGCCAAGGTCGCGACAAGGCCCACGGACACGCCCGCGAGGATCATGAGTTTCGAACGCAATGAAACACGGTTAGCTCCCATTGGAGGTCGACCTCCGCTTGCTGGCTTGCGAATAGTCGACGAGGTCTTCGATGTGGTAACGGACGTAGCGTCCGTGCTTGCGGTAGAGAGGACCGGTACCCTGCACCCGCATTTTTTCCAGGGTATTCTTGGTCAGCCGTAGCCAGGCCGCAGCCTCCGCCGTATTCAGAAAAGGCCGTTCAGGCTCTTTCTTCTCATTATCCGTCATGTCCAACGCTCTCCCTGTCCCGCGGCTCGGCAAGATGCGCGGGCGAGAGGCAGCGTCGTCAGATTGCGGCATCGGCGGGAGTGGCGAAGATGATGGCGGCCGATTTCGCCACCCCAGGCCGGCCAAGATGGTCAAACCGGCAAATATCCGGACCAGCTAAAAGAGCAGATCGCGGTACCCGCCCTTCATCAATTCGGTGCCCTTGGCGACCAGCCGCCTTGTGCGGTCTTTCAGGAACTGGCTCGGTCCTTGCCATTCCTCGGCTACTTTCTTCTCGCCAAAGATGGTGATGGCGATCTGCCGATAGGTCTTGCCGCGCAGGCTTTCATCGAGCGCGATCAGCGCATGATGAAGGCGTTCGTCGATGGCAAATGGCGGCCGGCTGCCCGCGGACGGAGCCTGTTCCGCAAAGCGATGAAGGCGCTTGAGCAGTTCGGTTTGGGTGTTCAGGTCTGCAAACCCATCGATCTCGAAGACGGGCACAAAGGGATTGGTCAGGACCGCCACGTCATGGATTTCGAGGGGAATGTGGATGCCTGGTCCCTTCATCAGCACCAACGGAGCATCATCGACG
This portion of the Bradyrhizobium sp. AZCC 2262 genome encodes:
- a CDS encoding S26 family signal peptidase, translated to MRSKLMILAGVSVGLVATLASIPPQTPLIVYNASGSAPLGFYLVESRLPALGEIAVVQPPPLIELMIVARGILPPAVPLIKQVMAAGGDEVCRSEQPTGTVSINGKVVAETYATDLEGRALPAWQGCMRLIDGEFFLLQPHPLSFDSRYFGPVLRCDIVGVARPLWTWNPLG
- a CDS encoding helix-turn-helix domain-containing protein gives rise to the protein MTDNEKKEPERPFLNTAEAAAWLRLTKNTLEKMRVQGTGPLYRKHGRYVRYHIEDLVDYSQASKRRSTSNGS
- a CDS encoding DUF2285 domain-containing protein; translated protein: MNHDIADPSRALPRDAAISYGPTSYDPSDWAWEFLRRNPDYGADWRSSVPRRLPHVTLKDGTHLLRLRRRFPRAERWGLYAFADPSVAARQAPVFWHVAALKQVVRVRAAPPARRENVTPLTLSSFTVGRTAAIGVDDAPLVLMKGPGIHIPLEIHDVAVLTNPFVPVFEIDGFADLNTQTELLKRLHRFAEQAPSAGSRPPFAIDERLHHALIALDESLRGKTYRQIAITIFGEKKVAEEWQGPSQFLKDRTRRLVAKGTELMKGGYRDLLF